The Candidatus Sphingomonas colombiensis genome contains the following window.
CGCCGGTGCGAAAGTGGCTGCGCGCCGCCGCGCGTTACGCGGCGCGGTCCAGCCGCCGCCCCAACGCCACGAACAGATAGATCAGCGGCGGCACGAGGATCAGCGACAGAATTACCTTGGTCAGCATCTGCCCGAGCAAAAGCTCGCGGATCGGGAAGACGCCCCAGAAGGCGATCGTGACGAACAGCAAGGTGTCGACGATCTGGCTCAAAACGCTGGCGACCCCCGCGCGCAGCCATAGCAGGCTGCCGCCTTCCCGCCCCTTCAGCCAGGCGAAGATCGTGACGTTCAGCGTCTGCGAGGTGCCATAAGCGACGATCCCGCCCGCCCAGATGCGCGGTGTACCCGTCATCATCAGCTCGAACGCCGAAAGCCGCGCCGGGTCCATCGCCGGCGATGCGGGCACCGCGAGTACGACCAGCGTGAGCAACAGCGATACGATCAGCGGCACAAAGCCGATTCGTACCAGCCGGGTGGCGATTTTCGGCCCGTGCAGTTCCGCCACCGCGCTGGAGGTGACGACCAGCAGCAGGAACGCGAATATCCCCGCCTCTACCGCCAACGGCCCGACCGCCACTTGCTTGTTGCCGAGCACGCCCGCGATGCAGACCATGCCGCCATAGAAGATCGAAAAGGCGAAAAGCGAGGGCGCGTGGCCGCGAGTGGTGTCCATCGCGCCTTGCTAGCAGAGCGAGTGGCTCCGGCGGAAGAGGATCGACAGACCTCGTGTCCGATCGAGCGATGGGCCTTCCGCCTTGTTGCGCACGCGATACGGAATTCTTCGTGCGAACGACACGGAGAAGGGTGGGGCACGTCGCCATATGTCGTCGGCCTCGGAACCCCTGATCCGATCCATAGGTCGAGGCGTCAAACACGGGCGTTTGGGGCCGGCGCGTTGAGCTGTTTGCGCCAGACGCGAATATTCGCGGCCTGCTCGACTGGGTTTCGCTCGCGGGTGCGCTACCGATACGGCGGGAATTGCCCGATAGCGTGCAGGTGCGGCGTGAAATCGAACGCATTATCACCGAGGGCACGACAGCGGCGGCGCTGACCCATGAAACCGGGCGATTCGTGGAACCGTTTCGCGATCCGGCCGCCCTCGCACCGACCGGGTGCGTCTAGGGGCTGATGGCGGTCGAGTGATTCGAGATCGATGGCCGGGAGGTAGCGGGATAGGCCCCGACTATAATCTCAGCGTCATGAAGCGATTGTGCGCGCTCGCCGGATAGCCCGCGAACGGCGCGCAATCGGCGAAACCCGCCCGCTCGTACATCCGGTTCGCCGCGTCGAACATCGGCGCGGTGCCGGTTTCGAGGCTCACGCGCGCGAAACCGCGCTCCCGCGCCAGCGCGATAAGGTGCGCGAGGATCGCGCTTGCCACCCCGCGCCGCAGATGATCCGGCGCGGTGCGCATCGACTTGATCTCGGCATGGCCCGAATCGAGCCGACGCAAAGCGCCGATGCCGAGCAACGCCTCCCCTTCCCACATCGCCCAAAAACTGATGTCGGGGCGGTCGAGCGCGGGCGCGGCCAGCGCATGGGCATTGTCCGCCGGGGTGGAGCCGCGCGCTTCGGCGAGATGATGTTCGATCAGCGCACAAACGCGCGAATCGCCCAAGCCGCCCTCGCGCAGCTCCATCGCGTCAGATCTCGTCGATCATGCCGGCCAACGTCTCCAGACACGAGACGGCGAGGCGGCGCGATCGCTCAGGGCTCCAGCCGAATTCAGCATCCGCATTTGGCGCATGATCCTTGAACGGCATCTCCAGCGTCACCGATACCGCGCCGAATCGCTCGGCGAGCTGGTTGGTCGACATGGAGAGGTTGGCCTTGCCCGGCGCGGATTTCTCATAGCCCTTCTCGGTCTGAAAATCGGGGGTCGCGGCGGCGAGCTGGCGGCCAAATTCGTAGAATTTCTCGCCTTGCGCATCGGTCCATGACGGGATGCCCTCGAACCCGGCGATGAAATTGGCGGCGATCGCCTCATCGCCATGGACGTCGATCGCGAAATCGACCCCGGTTTCGTCCATCGCATTGCGAACGCAAAGCACTTCCGGGCTGCGCTCCGCCGTGGGAGTATGCCATTCGCGGTTGAGGTTCACGCCGACGGCATTGGTGCGCAGATGGCCGCGCCGCGTGCCATCCGGATTCATATTCGGCACGACATGCACGGTGGCCTTCGCCAGCAGATCGCGCGCGGCATCGCTGGTCAGCCAGTCGAGCGCGCCATCCATCCACCATTCGGCCATGGATTCGCCGGGATGCTGGCGCGCATAGAGCCAGACCTGCTTTGCACCATTGCCAAGCGTGAAGCTGTCGATCGGCTGACCATCCAGGCTGAGGCCCAGTTCGCGATGCGCGACACCGGGTCGCTGCGCGATGCGCGCGATCAGATCGGCGTGCATCTCCATCGTGAACGGTGCGAAATAGGCGAACCACGCGACCTGCGCATCGCCGCTCCAGTCAAATTCCAGCACGCCGCTTTCGTAGCGTGTCGGGATCATCCGCCAGTCCGCGCGATCGACCGAGGCGCGCGCCTGATAGCCCGGCCAGCCGAACGGATAGGCCGAATCGGCCGCGTTCAGGATGCGAAACGTCACCCGCCTGCCGCTGCCTAGCCCGGCGACGCGGAAATAGAACCATTGGTAGAAATCGGACTGGTGATCGTTGACGATCTCCAGATCGACTCGGTCGCCGTCCTGTTTGACGACACGGATGTTGCCGCCGTCGAAGGCGGAATTGATCGTAAGGGTCATTTCACCTCGATAGTGCGCCCGCTCTCGCCGGGGAACCCTGTGAACAGGGCGCGGGAGAGCCGGCCGGCGATCGCCTGCGTATCGACATTGGGCGCGCTGGTGTCGGTCAGCGACTGCGCCTGCCCTTCCCACACCGCGTCCGCGCCGTGGCGGATGCGGACGGACAATTCGGTCACCACGCCAACCCGATCGCGCTGACCGCCAACCGGGAAGCTAACCCCACCGCCCAGCCCCACGCCGCCGCTGCGGCCACCGCTGAACGATCCGCCGCCGATACCGATGGTGAGCGGCGAACGCTTGGGCGGGAGCGGGCGTTCGGCGCGGCTGAACGCGACCGTGGCGAGATATTCGCCCGGCGTTCCCGGCGGCGGGCTGGTGAACCCGGCGCGCAGCAGTTCCGCCTCCACCGCGGCGGCATAGGTCTTATATTCGATGCTCGCCACGGAACCGCCCGGCAGCGGCTCCACCGTGATCGTGCCGCGCGATGCCATGGCATCGAAATGATAGCGCGAAACCTGCACCGGGAACGAGCTTGGCGCAGTCGCGCAGCCCGAAAGACCGGCCGCTCCCAGCCCGATGACGATCGCGACGACGAAACTGCGCATGACCCGAATCCTTGTTCTTGCGATAGCGTAACGCAGGGGCTTCGTCGCGCGCTCCGGCTTGACTTGCAAGGCCCCTGGCACTAGGCGGCCACCCTTTCACCAGAACCCCGTATTCAAGAAGCGAATCCACCATGAAGATCCGCAATAGCCTGAAGTCGCTCAAGGACCGGCATCGCGATAACCGCGTGATCCGTCGTCGCGGCCGCACGTACGTCATCAACAAGACGAATCGCCGTTTCAAGGCGCGCCAGGGCTAATCAAGCCCTGATCGCCTGGAGGTGAAGGCTGTGACGCCCAATCCTCGCAACGTCATTTTCGACGTTGGGCACGTCCTGTACGATTGGGATCCCCGGATCCTTTATCAGCGCCTCATCACCGATGATGAGGCGCTAGACGTGTTCCTGCGCGATGTTTGCACGCGCGAATGGCATTTTCAGCACGATCAGGGCCGCGATTTCGCCGACACATCGGCGGAACTCAGCAAGCAATTCCCTGAGCATGCCGAGTTGATCGCCGTCTGGGGCCCGCGCTTTTCCGAACAGATTCCGGGGCCGATGCCGGGAATGCCCGCATTGGTCCACGATCTCGATTCGGCGGGCGTGCCGCTCTTCGCGATCACGAATTTCAGTCACGAATTCTTCCCGCCCTTCCGCGATCGCGAGCGCACATTGTTCGATCGTTTCCGCGATATCGTCGTCTCGGGCGAGGAACGGCTGATGAAGCCGGATGCGGCGATCTATCGCCTTTCGCTCGATCGATTCGGCATCGACGCGGCGGACGCGGTATTTGTCGATGATCGACAGGCCAATGTCGATGGCGCGGCAGCCGTCGGGATGCATGCGCTGCTGTTCACCGATGCAGAGCAGCTACGGGCCGATCTCAGGGAACTGGGCTTCACGCTCTAACGGGTCGGCGCGCGCCGCTCGAATAAACTTGCGCGGACCCGAAAGAGCGCCTAGCTCGACCTTACCGGGAGTGATGATATAGTATCACTTGGAGATGTCATGCGACGCATGTTGCTGGCCGGTACCGCGTTCCTCGCTCTTTCCTCTTCGCTCATCTCCGTCCCCGCGCAGGCTGAAGGTAATCCACCCGATAGCGCGCCCCAATCGGCCGATGCCGCACCCAAGGATATCGTCGTCACCGCGCGAAAGCTCGACGAGGCGCGCGCGCATATCCAGCCGAGCCTCGGCGCCACCAGCTATGGCGTCGACAGTGCGGCGATCAAGGATCTGCCGGGCGGCGACAATCAGCAGTTCAATCAGATTCTGCTGCAACTACCGGGCGTCGTGCAGGACGGATTCGGCCAGTTCCACGTCCGCGACGATCACAATGGCCTGCAATATCGCATCAACGGCACCGTGCTGCCGGAGGGGCTGGCGGTGTTCGGCCAGACGTTGTCGCCGCGCCTCGTCAATAAGGTCGATCTGCTGACCGGCGCGCTGCCCGCGCAATATGGCCTACGCAGCGCGGGGATCATCGACATCACCACCAAAAGCGGGATGTTCGAAAACGGCGGCACCATGTCGCTCTACGGTGGCAGCCGCGACACGATCGAGCCGAGCTTCACTTATGGCGGATCGAGCGGGCAGACGAATTATTTCGTCTCCGGGGACTATCGCCACGACGCGATGGGGATCGAAAACGTCAACGGCCGCACCAATGCGATTCACGACGATACGGATCAATATCAGGCATTCGCCTATGTCGATCACATCATCGACGAGAATAACCGCGTCTCGTTCGTCGGCGGTTATTCGAACCAATGGTTCCAGATTCCCAATCCGGTTGGGCTGCAGCCGGACGGCACATGGAAGGTCAACGGCCAGTCCGCTTTCCCCAGTGAACAACTGAACGAAACGCAGCTTGAGCGCACCGGCTTCGGCCAGTTGAGCTGGCTGCATGATGAGGAACCGCTGACGGTCCAGACGTCGCTGTTCGCGCGCTATTCCTCACTCGCCTATCGCCCGGACGTGTTGGGCGAATTGCTGTTCAACGGGCAGGCGCAAGCGGCGCTGAAACAGGATCTGGCGATCGGCGGGCAGCTTGACGCGGTCTATCACCTCGGCAGCGCGCATACCGTGCGCGGCGGGCTGCTGCTGATCCACGATCACAGCACCAGCGACACGACGACGCATGTCTTTCCGGTCGATACCGATGGCGCGCAATCCGGCGAACCGATCATCATCGCCGACAACACCGCCAGCAACGCAACCACGTTCAGCGCCTATCTTCAGGACGAGTGGAAGCTGGGGCCGACGCTGACGCTCAATTATGGTGCGCGCTACGATCGTTTCGCCGCCTATCGCACCGAGGATCAGCTGAGCCCGCGCATCA
Protein-coding sequences here:
- a CDS encoding queuosine precursor transporter — encoded protein: MDTTRGHAPSLFAFSIFYGGMVCIAGVLGNKQVAVGPLAVEAGIFAFLLLVVTSSAVAELHGPKIATRLVRIGFVPLIVSLLLTLVVLAVPASPAMDPARLSAFELMMTGTPRIWAGGIVAYGTSQTLNVTIFAWLKGREGGSLLWLRAGVASVLSQIVDTLLFVTIAFWGVFPIRELLLGQMLTKVILSLILVPPLIYLFVALGRRLDRAA
- a CDS encoding GNAT family N-acetyltransferase, yielding MELREGGLGDSRVCALIEHHLAEARGSTPADNAHALAAPALDRPDISFWAMWEGEALLGIGALRRLDSGHAEIKSMRTAPDHLRRGVASAILAHLIALARERGFARVSLETGTAPMFDAANRMYERAGFADCAPFAGYPASAHNRFMTLRL
- a CDS encoding M14-type cytosolic carboxypeptidase; translation: MTLTINSAFDGGNIRVVKQDGDRVDLEIVNDHQSDFYQWFYFRVAGLGSGRRVTFRILNAADSAYPFGWPGYQARASVDRADWRMIPTRYESGVLEFDWSGDAQVAWFAYFAPFTMEMHADLIARIAQRPGVAHRELGLSLDGQPIDSFTLGNGAKQVWLYARQHPGESMAEWWMDGALDWLTSDAARDLLAKATVHVVPNMNPDGTRRGHLRTNAVGVNLNREWHTPTAERSPEVLCVRNAMDETGVDFAIDVHGDEAIAANFIAGFEGIPSWTDAQGEKFYEFGRQLAAATPDFQTEKGYEKSAPGKANLSMSTNQLAERFGAVSVTLEMPFKDHAPNADAEFGWSPERSRRLAVSCLETLAGMIDEI
- the ykgO gene encoding type B 50S ribosomal protein L36, translating into MKIRNSLKSLKDRHRDNRVIRRRGRTYVINKTNRRFKARQG
- a CDS encoding HAD family phosphatase → MTPNPRNVIFDVGHVLYDWDPRILYQRLITDDEALDVFLRDVCTREWHFQHDQGRDFADTSAELSKQFPEHAELIAVWGPRFSEQIPGPMPGMPALVHDLDSAGVPLFAITNFSHEFFPPFRDRERTLFDRFRDIVVSGEERLMKPDAAIYRLSLDRFGIDAADAVFVDDRQANVDGAAAVGMHALLFTDAEQLRADLRELGFTL
- a CDS encoding TonB-dependent receptor, with protein sequence MRRMLLAGTAFLALSSSLISVPAQAEGNPPDSAPQSADAAPKDIVVTARKLDEARAHIQPSLGATSYGVDSAAIKDLPGGDNQQFNQILLQLPGVVQDGFGQFHVRDDHNGLQYRINGTVLPEGLAVFGQTLSPRLVNKVDLLTGALPAQYGLRSAGIIDITTKSGMFENGGTMSLYGGSRDTIEPSFTYGGSSGQTNYFVSGDYRHDAMGIENVNGRTNAIHDDTDQYQAFAYVDHIIDENNRVSFVGGYSNQWFQIPNPVGLQPDGTWKVNGQSAFPSEQLNETQLERTGFGQLSWLHDEEPLTVQTSLFARYSSLAYRPDVLGELLFNGQAQAALKQDLAIGGQLDAVYHLGSAHTVRGGLLLIHDHSTSDTTTHVFPVDTDGAQSGEPIIIADNTASNATTFSAYLQDEWKLGPTLTLNYGARYDRFAAYRTEDQLSPRINLVWQPDSTLTAHIGYARYFVPPPFELVGATSIGKFAGTSAAPIVTQDTTPYSERQHYFDIGFQAKPSSSFTYGVDAYYRISKNLIDEGQFGAPIILTPFNYAQGRIGGVEANMAYSHGGWNAYANFAVARAKGRDIVSSQFAFDPDELAYIANHYIFLDHDQTFTGSAGLTYNFKHGPLAQTAIGTSMIYGSGLRTSLELADGSIVPNGAHLKPYAQFNLTASHHLAGPNIDVRIDVINLFDHVYEIRDGNGVGVGAPQYGPRRGIFVGVTKTFGG